The window ACGGACCAGAGGCCGATCTTCCCGGTTCCGAACATGAATTCTGTGGGGTTGCTGTAGAGAGTTAGATAGCGAAGTCGGACGATTGTCGCGCAACTTGCACTGGTAAAGGGTTAGCTAGCTCGTATACCCTGGTTTGTACATGGTGGTGGCAAAACGATATGGGTGGGGGCTGTTTTCTGTCAGGGGAAGAAGGATTCGCAGACATACAAAGCACCCATGCCAAGAATAATGGCTACTGAAAACTTAACCGTGGGTTTCATCTGGATTTTCCACAACAAGGCCGCAGGCAAAATTGCCAGAGTCCAATCCGTTATAATCTCGatggcagaaaagaagaaactgaCGTCGCTATTCAGCTCGAGATTGCATGTGCCGGTAGTAGTTTCGCCCCATAGAGTGGTGATGGGATGGCAAATGTTGGAAATGCCGACTATGAATACGATGGCGGAAATGCTCGTGGCGATTATGACGGCCCAGATAGTCCACTTGTAACGGCGGCGAGCGTCGGCAATTCGGTAAAGCGTtatggcgatgctgctcttGATGAAGACAGTGCTAGAGGAGTAAAAGAATTCGGCGATGAAAAAGTTCTTTGCCAAGAATCAGTTTCACTATATTCATATTCGAGTTGGCTATCGAGGAGGGCGAGAGCACACACCTTGGTTCCATGCATGATATCACTCTTACTCAGATGGACAGCAAGCTGACCAGATCCGAGGAAGCAGCAGACAATGCATAGGGAAGCTGTTACCGTaaagagaagctgcaaaGGATTAGAAATCTTGTCGAGGTTCGTTGGCTGGTTATGCACGTACAAGGCCTATAAACATCAACAAGTCGTCCCAGCCCGAGGCATTTCGCCAAACTCGCACTGACATTCGTAGAATGAACGTCAGCCAAGTCAGCACAAGCAGCACGATCGAGGCATAGAGAAGCTGGACGCCATCCCCCGCCGGCTGAACCATGATGGGCAGACGACTGAGAATTGCTAGCTAAGGGAGTTTAAGAGaatatggagaagaagagttgaagatTTGCACATTTGCAGAGGAGAAACAGAGTTGTAAAATAAACAACGACTTCTCATCCTCTAGACTAAGAAGATCGGCACGGATGAGACCATAGTGAAAATAAAACTGCGCTTGTCATTTCTTGTTTTCGGTCTAAGCAAGGGGTGAGGAGGAAACTGCCGTTGAGCACACATAAATGCTCAACGACTTTACGTACGTTATGGCGGCAGACCGGCGGTGATTTCCCTCTAGTTTCCTTTAGCCCATGTCGTGGAAGAAGAACCGCGACAGGCAAGTCCACTTTTGCATGTAAATTGGGTTTAAGCGTGCCACTCTTTTCCTTCCGCTACTTGTCA is drawn from Trichoderma atroviride chromosome 7, complete sequence and contains these coding sequences:
- a CDS encoding uncharacterized protein (EggNog:ENOG41~TransMembrane:7 (o12-32i44-68o88-110i122-149o169-192i204-222o242-261i)) — encoded protein: MVQPAGDGVQLLYASIVLLVLTWLTFILRMSVRVWRNASGWDDLLMFIGLLLFTVTASLCIVCCFLGSGQLAVHLSKSDIMHGTKNFFIAEFFYSSSTVFIKSSIAITLYRIADARRRYKWTIWAVIIATSISAIVFIVGISNICHPITTLWGETTTGTCNLELNSDVSFFFSAIEIITDWTLAILPAALLWKIQMKPTVKFSVAIILGMGAFASCATIVRLRYLTLYSNPTEFMFGTGKIGLWSVIEEGIGIIAGSLHALRPLLSLPIFGGSSNRGTSGSSSANKFMSSRSGHQDRRADINMDTFHQLGDTDGDGDGESSKHILKETKVTMTRSNRAASPGAYGRSQVLGWKQNNYET